In one Sandaracinaceae bacterium genomic region, the following are encoded:
- a CDS encoding thrombospondin type 3 repeat-containing protein, producing MHLHTSKLILLWALALQACVCASLMGCSPDDPPVVDADTDGDGVVDDADNCPELLNADQDDLDTDDVGDACDDDIDGDGYPNDDDPDPTVVTAALRVSLERAPVARMPFVGDQVEVAFSCAPAPCETTCSVDGATPSPCTSPLALDGLAAGEHVVLIEAAIGSVTARASAAFENARLAYSAGARANCLVDASSDLFCWGDNGNGAVGVGGTVDVSVPAPVGTSRAWSMASAGTVESCGVSEGELFCWRSSTAGVPARVGSDSDWGAVDTFAFHACAIKTTGALYCWGSGTQGQLGDGSGMDSQLPVRVGVDLDWADVSVGSRHTCALKRDGRLFCFGDGTDGATGQGHNDATLTPTQVGSASDYVDVDAGALHTCALREGGTIFCMGSNEDGQLGDGAVTTQSTLPVASGSDSDWAMVSAGSIHTCAVNRSGALYCWGEGSTGRRGDASGDALVPTRVGSLSNYEGVWAGGEHTCVSQLGVVSCFGGRSNGQLGDGSLSDRPSPGEVDELVWDQVSAGGNSSCGLRGGALYCWGVNVPDGDPAFFERDYETPTRVGSLAGWTHVSLNSYRGCGIESGRVFCWGENSNGSVGDGTTTNRTAPTQVGSATDWVQVTVGGLHTCMRNAVGDGYCIGYNAYGQVGSNDFVSPQLTPTLVSDTIRWTHLSAGGNHTCGVTSDQRLFCWGQGVVGQLGVVGTGHRSAPTEVDLVASFVDVSCGYNHTCAVTTAGELYCFGHNTRGQLGDGTTTGRATPTRVGGDSDWARVVAGTGQNTCAIKADGRTYCFGQNDSGQLGNGGFADALAPVQIPEFVGTQAAASLEVGSTHACAVATDGALTCWGDNISGQLGYVTGYRTDAAPILLP from the coding sequence ATGCACCTACACACTTCGAAGCTGATACTTCTCTGGGCCCTAGCGCTGCAAGCGTGCGTCTGCGCCAGCCTGATGGGCTGTTCACCGGACGACCCTCCCGTGGTCGACGCGGACACCGACGGCGACGGCGTGGTGGACGACGCCGACAACTGCCCCGAGCTGCTCAACGCGGACCAAGACGACCTCGACACCGACGATGTGGGCGACGCGTGCGACGACGACATCGACGGCGACGGGTATCCCAACGATGACGACCCCGACCCCACGGTCGTCACCGCAGCCCTCCGCGTGAGCCTCGAGCGTGCCCCGGTAGCGCGCATGCCGTTCGTCGGCGATCAGGTAGAGGTCGCGTTCTCCTGTGCCCCCGCGCCATGCGAGACCACCTGCAGCGTCGATGGAGCCACGCCTTCGCCCTGCACCTCGCCCCTCGCGCTGGACGGTCTCGCAGCAGGTGAACACGTGGTGCTCATCGAGGCCGCGATCGGGTCGGTCACGGCGCGTGCGAGCGCCGCGTTCGAGAACGCCCGCCTGGCGTACTCCGCCGGCGCGCGTGCGAACTGCCTGGTCGATGCGTCCTCCGACCTCTTCTGCTGGGGTGACAACGGCAACGGCGCCGTCGGAGTGGGTGGAACCGTGGACGTGAGCGTGCCTGCGCCCGTGGGCACGTCACGAGCGTGGAGCATGGCGAGCGCGGGTACCGTGGAGTCGTGTGGCGTGAGCGAGGGCGAGCTCTTCTGCTGGCGCAGCAGCACGGCGGGGGTTCCGGCTCGAGTGGGGTCCGACTCGGACTGGGGCGCCGTCGACACGTTCGCGTTTCACGCCTGCGCCATCAAGACCACCGGCGCGCTGTACTGCTGGGGCTCTGGGACGCAGGGGCAGCTGGGCGACGGAAGCGGCATGGATTCACAGCTGCCGGTGCGCGTGGGAGTGGACCTCGACTGGGCCGACGTGAGCGTTGGGTCGCGCCACACGTGCGCGCTCAAGCGCGACGGACGACTCTTCTGCTTCGGTGACGGCACCGACGGTGCCACCGGCCAAGGGCACAACGACGCCACGCTGACGCCCACGCAGGTGGGGAGCGCCAGCGACTACGTGGATGTGGACGCTGGAGCGCTCCATACCTGCGCGTTGCGCGAGGGCGGAACCATCTTCTGCATGGGGAGCAACGAAGACGGACAGCTCGGCGACGGCGCGGTCACCACGCAGAGCACGCTGCCGGTCGCGAGCGGCTCGGACTCCGACTGGGCGATGGTATCGGCGGGCTCGATCCACACATGCGCGGTCAACCGCAGCGGCGCGCTCTACTGCTGGGGCGAGGGGAGCACCGGGCGGCGCGGTGACGCGAGCGGCGACGCGTTGGTGCCCACCCGCGTGGGCTCCCTGAGCAACTACGAGGGCGTCTGGGCCGGTGGTGAGCACACGTGCGTGTCGCAGCTGGGGGTCGTGTCGTGCTTCGGCGGGCGGTCGAACGGCCAGCTCGGCGACGGCAGCCTCTCGGACCGACCGAGCCCGGGTGAAGTGGACGAGCTGGTATGGGACCAGGTGTCGGCGGGCGGCAACTCGTCCTGCGGCCTGCGCGGTGGTGCGCTGTACTGCTGGGGCGTGAACGTACCCGACGGGGATCCGGCGTTCTTCGAGCGCGACTATGAGACGCCGACGCGGGTGGGCAGCCTGGCCGGCTGGACCCACGTGAGCCTCAACTCCTACCGGGGATGTGGGATCGAGAGCGGGCGCGTGTTTTGTTGGGGCGAGAACTCCAACGGGAGCGTGGGCGACGGAACCACCACGAACCGCACGGCCCCGACGCAGGTGGGGTCGGCGACGGATTGGGTACAGGTCACGGTGGGTGGGCTGCACACCTGCATGCGCAACGCGGTGGGCGACGGCTACTGCATTGGGTACAACGCGTACGGACAGGTGGGTTCGAACGACTTCGTCTCGCCTCAGCTGACCCCGACCCTCGTGTCGGACACCATTCGTTGGACTCACCTCTCGGCCGGCGGCAACCACACGTGTGGCGTGACGAGCGACCAGCGGCTCTTCTGCTGGGGTCAGGGCGTGGTCGGTCAGCTTGGCGTCGTCGGCACGGGGCACCGCAGCGCGCCGACCGAAGTCGACCTCGTCGCCTCGTTCGTGGATGTGAGCTGCGGCTACAACCACACGTGCGCCGTCACCACGGCCGGGGAGCTCTACTGCTTCGGCCACAACACGCGCGGTCAGCTCGGCGACGGAACCACGACGGGGCGCGCCACCCCAACGCGCGTTGGAGGCGACAGCGACTGGGCGCGGGTTGTCGCAGGCACGGGGCAGAACACGTGCGCCATCAAGGCCGACGGCCGCACCTACTGCTTCGGGCAGAACGACTCGGGCCAGCTCGGGAATGGAGGCTTCGCGGACGCGCTCGCTCCCGTGCAGATCCCTGAGTTCGTCGGGACCCAGGCTGCCGCGTCGCTGGAGGTGGGTAGCACTCATGCCTGCGCTGTGGCGACCGACGGCGCACTCACCTGCTGGGGCGACAACATCTCGGGGCAGCTCGGGTACGTCACCGGGTACCGCACGGACGCCGCTCCGATTCTCCTCCCGTGA
- a CDS encoding sensor histidine kinase has protein sequence MRLRTRLALTLGLAVIPLAVALALLQQWRRHEAEVELVRESVVARMEAGGREVCEAAPERFRGRARGPGAGPGQGTEGRRGARRAAMERRAARGMAALEPYAQDGISARGGPPLPAELLAAVRGGETVASHRVPGRDGLPQYEVLVAMPWSDGPCALILTHAPVHRDAAVASALTGVGVGFAAVLVAWLAAVPLVRRLRRLEDAAARGPGKSAVAMVGGSDEVTAVARALDADRERIDAQVTQLQQRDAALVAYIANTTHDVMLPLTVLQGHLVAAREQLAKAATGSTAVDETLRLAVEESDYLGSLLRNLNARARLDAASDARVREPVDLVALVERVIARHRMIARDRRVSLDFAVPDQPTLALGDVTLLERALSNVVHNAVRYNDAGGHVAVVLARRGATFTLRVTDDGPGLDPEDLPRLTERGFRGNVARTRHPHGMGLGLHITEDVLTQHGFTLRIARPDGAERGLEVLISGPTTEAR, from the coding sequence GTGAGGCTGCGCACGCGGCTGGCGCTGACGCTGGGGCTAGCCGTCATCCCGCTGGCCGTGGCGCTGGCCCTGCTGCAGCAGTGGCGCCGGCACGAGGCCGAGGTGGAGCTGGTGCGCGAGAGCGTGGTGGCGCGCATGGAGGCGGGCGGGCGCGAGGTGTGCGAGGCCGCCCCCGAGCGCTTTCGCGGGCGTGCGCGCGGGCCCGGCGCGGGGCCGGGCCAGGGGACCGAGGGGCGTCGCGGCGCGCGACGGGCTGCCATGGAGCGCAGGGCGGCGCGGGGCATGGCGGCGCTCGAGCCCTATGCGCAAGACGGGATCAGCGCGCGCGGAGGGCCTCCGCTGCCGGCCGAGCTGCTCGCGGCGGTGCGCGGGGGCGAGACGGTGGCCAGCCACCGCGTGCCTGGCCGCGACGGGCTGCCTCAGTACGAAGTGCTGGTGGCCATGCCCTGGAGCGATGGGCCCTGTGCGCTGATCCTGACGCACGCGCCCGTGCATCGCGACGCCGCGGTGGCCAGCGCCCTCACTGGCGTGGGTGTGGGCTTCGCCGCGGTGTTGGTGGCGTGGCTCGCCGCGGTGCCTCTCGTGCGCAGGCTGCGTCGCCTCGAGGACGCCGCCGCCCGCGGGCCCGGCAAGTCCGCGGTCGCGATGGTGGGCGGCAGCGACGAGGTCACCGCCGTGGCGCGCGCGCTCGACGCCGACCGCGAGCGCATCGACGCGCAGGTGACGCAGCTGCAGCAGCGCGACGCTGCGCTGGTGGCCTACATCGCGAACACCACCCATGACGTGATGCTGCCGCTGACCGTGCTGCAGGGGCACCTGGTGGCGGCGCGCGAGCAGCTGGCGAAGGCGGCCACGGGCAGCACCGCGGTGGACGAGACGCTGCGCCTCGCCGTGGAAGAGTCCGACTACCTGGGCTCGCTGCTGCGCAACCTGAACGCGCGCGCGCGCCTCGACGCTGCCAGCGACGCCCGCGTCCGCGAGCCCGTGGACCTGGTGGCGCTGGTGGAGCGGGTCATCGCCCGGCACCGCATGATCGCGCGCGACCGACGTGTCTCCCTCGACTTCGCCGTACCAGACCAGCCCACCCTCGCGCTGGGCGACGTGACCCTCCTGGAGCGCGCGCTCAGCAACGTGGTGCACAACGCCGTGCGCTACAACGACGCGGGCGGCCACGTGGCCGTGGTGCTCGCGCGCCGAGGCGCCACCTTCACCCTGCGCGTCACCGACGACGGTCCTGGCCTCGACCCCGAAGACCTCCCGCGCCTCACCGAGCGCGGCTTCCGCGGCAACGTGGCCCGCACCCGCCACCCCCACGGCATGGGCCTCGGCCTGCACATCACCGAGGACGTGCTCACCCAGCACGGCTTCACGCTGCGCATCGCCCGCCCCGACGGCGCCGAGCGCGGCCTCGAGGTGCTCATCAGCGGGCCCACCACCGAAGCCCGCTGA
- a CDS encoding response regulator transcription factor, which yields MSTPRILLVEDDAQLGAQIVSHLERAGFDCVWVRDGDEARRAPITEVDLVVLDLMLPGTYGMDLLKLYRQRSEVPVMILSARDDAADKVRALKLGADDYVTKPFWPEELIARVTARLRRPTMERSDVVRVGALGIDLTARRVEVDGALVELTPAEWSVLAALAKRPGAAVSRESLVEQALDSEREGAARALDVHVSRLRKKLGRAGAQVATVWGVGYRLAELEGEAGA from the coding sequence ATGAGCACCCCTCGCATCCTCCTCGTCGAAGACGACGCGCAGCTCGGAGCCCAGATCGTCTCGCACCTCGAGCGAGCGGGCTTCGACTGCGTGTGGGTGCGCGATGGCGACGAGGCGCGCCGCGCGCCCATCACCGAGGTGGACCTGGTGGTGCTGGACCTCATGCTGCCGGGCACCTACGGCATGGACCTGCTGAAGCTCTATCGGCAGCGGTCCGAGGTGCCCGTCATGATCTTGAGCGCGCGCGACGACGCCGCCGACAAGGTGCGCGCGCTCAAGCTGGGGGCCGACGACTACGTGACCAAGCCCTTCTGGCCGGAGGAGCTGATTGCGCGCGTGACCGCGCGGCTGCGGCGACCGACCATGGAGCGGAGTGACGTGGTGCGCGTGGGGGCGCTCGGCATTGACCTCACGGCGCGGCGCGTGGAGGTGGACGGCGCGCTGGTGGAGCTCACGCCGGCCGAGTGGAGCGTGCTGGCTGCGCTGGCCAAGCGGCCGGGGGCGGCCGTGTCGCGCGAGTCCCTGGTGGAGCAGGCGCTCGACAGTGAGCGCGAGGGGGCGGCGCGCGCGCTGGACGTGCACGTGTCGCGGCTGCGCAAGAAGCTGGGCCGCGCCGGGGCGCAGGTGGCCACCGTGTGGGGCGTGGGCTACCGGCTTGCCGAGCTCGAGGGCGAGGCGGGCGCGTGA
- a CDS encoding ferritin-like domain-containing protein: MDMNQLLTILPNNVRHRVEPYFDAVEVLTAVKDPRVMASLGPSGVRGLLLQRGKQGVPTLIQATHSAFFDWTYPSDQPEMQDLYRRAKLGQWNGDTYLAWHTDVDPHNMEKAILPKEFLNLQLLREFGVKLTSAEEEKLTRDVAAWMLSQFLHGEQGALLAAAQVTEAVQFFDGKLYGATQVMDEGRHVEVFHRYLDTKLNKLYQINDNLFVIIDALMTDSRWDMKFLGMQIMVEGLALGAFGTLYKLTKEPLLKELLKMVIQDEARHVHYGVVALREHFNTQLTPRERNEREDWAFEVALLMRNRFLAWEVYEEHFEGLLTRAQWREVVSTSPGLEEFRRVMFGRMVPNLREIGILSDRIKPHYEQVGLARYFGGKSADEITGDEMIAELDKAA; the protein is encoded by the coding sequence ATGGATATGAACCAGCTCCTGACCATCCTCCCGAACAACGTGCGTCACCGTGTGGAGCCGTACTTCGACGCGGTCGAGGTCTTGACCGCCGTGAAGGACCCGCGCGTCATGGCGTCGCTCGGCCCCTCCGGCGTGCGCGGGCTGCTCCTGCAGCGCGGCAAGCAGGGCGTGCCCACCCTGATTCAAGCCACGCACAGCGCGTTCTTCGACTGGACGTATCCGAGCGACCAGCCCGAGATGCAGGACCTCTACCGCCGCGCGAAGCTGGGCCAGTGGAACGGCGACACGTACCTGGCCTGGCACACCGACGTGGACCCCCACAACATGGAGAAGGCCATCCTCCCGAAGGAGTTCCTCAACCTCCAGCTGCTGCGCGAGTTCGGCGTGAAGCTCACGTCCGCCGAGGAAGAGAAGCTCACCCGCGACGTGGCCGCGTGGATGCTCAGCCAGTTCCTGCACGGTGAGCAGGGCGCGCTCTTGGCGGCGGCGCAGGTCACCGAGGCCGTGCAGTTCTTCGACGGCAAGCTCTACGGCGCCACGCAGGTGATGGACGAGGGCCGCCACGTCGAGGTCTTCCACCGCTACCTCGACACCAAGCTGAACAAGCTCTACCAGATCAACGACAACCTCTTCGTGATCATCGACGCGCTCATGACGGACTCGCGCTGGGACATGAAGTTCCTGGGCATGCAGATCATGGTGGAGGGCCTGGCGCTCGGCGCCTTCGGCACGCTCTACAAGCTCACCAAGGAGCCGCTGCTCAAGGAGCTGCTCAAGATGGTCATCCAGGACGAGGCGCGGCACGTGCACTACGGCGTGGTGGCCCTGCGCGAGCACTTCAACACGCAGCTCACGCCGCGCGAGCGCAACGAGCGCGAGGACTGGGCCTTCGAGGTGGCGCTGCTCATGCGCAACCGCTTCCTGGCGTGGGAGGTCTACGAAGAGCACTTCGAGGGCCTGCTCACCCGCGCGCAGTGGCGCGAGGTGGTGAGCACGTCGCCGGGGCTCGAGGAGTTCCGCCGCGTGATGTTCGGTCGCATGGTGCCGAACCTGCGCGAGATCGGCATCTTGAGCGACCGCATCAAGCCGCACTACGAGCAGGTGGGCCTGGCCCGGTACTTCGGTGGGAAGAGCGCCGACGAGATCACCGGCGACGAGATGATCGCCGAGCTAGACAAGGCCGCCTGA
- a CDS encoding MerR family transcriptional regulator: MSTSAGAKVLPIDRDRYRYKMKDLADATGLDRQGIHFYIQQGLLPPGHKTGRNMAWYTEAHMERLRLIKKLQHERFLPLKAIKALLDGREEAFAPEQQQFLLDVRDNLDESLSSRGPAERVTVAELMRRAGVDLDDVTQAEALGLATVIRGDGEPSLSAGEAWLFDALGELRQLGFSKERGFTVADVAFYHEAMSNLFRQEVGLLSSRLAHLPPPQAARMIERAMPIVNQTLSRLHTQLVREFFGDSF; this comes from the coding sequence ATGAGCACGAGCGCCGGCGCCAAGGTCCTGCCCATCGACCGGGACCGCTACCGCTACAAGATGAAAGACCTGGCCGACGCCACCGGGCTCGACCGTCAGGGCATCCACTTCTACATCCAGCAGGGGCTCCTGCCGCCGGGCCACAAGACCGGCCGCAACATGGCCTGGTACACCGAGGCCCACATGGAGCGCCTGCGGCTCATCAAGAAGCTGCAGCACGAGCGCTTCCTGCCCCTCAAGGCCATCAAGGCCTTGCTGGACGGGCGCGAAGAGGCGTTTGCCCCAGAGCAGCAGCAGTTCCTGCTGGACGTGCGCGACAACCTCGACGAGTCGCTATCGAGCCGTGGCCCCGCTGAGCGCGTGACCGTGGCGGAGCTCATGCGGCGTGCCGGCGTGGACCTCGACGACGTCACGCAGGCCGAGGCGCTGGGCCTTGCCACCGTGATTCGCGGCGATGGCGAGCCCTCGCTCAGCGCCGGCGAGGCGTGGCTGTTCGACGCCCTCGGTGAGCTGCGCCAGCTGGGCTTCAGCAAGGAGCGCGGCTTCACGGTGGCCGACGTGGCCTTCTACCACGAGGCCATGAGCAACCTGTTCCGCCAAGAGGTGGGGCTGCTCTCGTCGCGCCTCGCACACCTCCCGCCTCCGCAGGCGGCGCGCATGATCGAGCGCGCCATGCCCATCGTGAACCAGACCCTCTCCCGCCTTCACACGCAGCTCGTCCGCGAGTTCTTCGGTGACAGCTTCTAG
- a CDS encoding ferredoxin--NADP reductase, whose product MLVRAPESRPARPLDYAARVLTLALPHGAAKKVDQARRDLHVLAGAVRGERPAPVATLQQAVTRAVALEELDALDALPEFMGNPVKAARRDAQVLFDALVHGRRPSPLVKRGARHGDASQAQVVALAGAPSLTVSRRVKVARVVRETPDAVSLYLEELNGQPLRFRAGQFMSVDVVVDGVRLRRAYSLAAPAAGPGSEAPHITIKRVPDGRVSNLLNQTAHEGMPLDVLGPSGSFVLEPGVAGAARHVLLVAGGSGITPIMSLVATTLHQEPSARVTLVYGNRAEGDVIFRERLGALVAASEGRLTVDHVLSDADANWQGARGLLDGATLGGRLDALGVTLDAVDECFVCGPTPMMDAARELLLGRGLPKGRLHEERFGSPEARTEARGADTPQPMTLKRGQTSRTLVVQPGQSLLDAAIAGGEAMPFSCAMGGCGACKMLCVDGEVAMEEPNCLSDKERAEGYVLTCVGHPVGPVTLRPGASSAERERGSR is encoded by the coding sequence ATGCTGGTTCGCGCCCCCGAGTCCCGTCCTGCCCGCCCTCTCGACTACGCCGCTCGCGTGCTGACGCTGGCGCTGCCCCACGGCGCCGCCAAGAAGGTGGACCAGGCGCGCCGTGACCTGCACGTGCTGGCCGGCGCCGTGCGCGGTGAGCGCCCGGCGCCCGTGGCCACCCTGCAGCAGGCTGTCACCCGGGCCGTAGCGCTCGAGGAGTTGGACGCGCTGGACGCGCTGCCGGAGTTCATGGGCAACCCCGTGAAGGCCGCGCGCCGCGACGCGCAGGTGCTCTTCGACGCGCTGGTGCATGGCCGCCGCCCGAGCCCGCTGGTGAAGCGTGGCGCCCGGCACGGCGACGCGTCTCAGGCGCAGGTGGTGGCCCTCGCGGGCGCGCCCTCGCTCACCGTGAGCCGTCGCGTGAAGGTGGCCCGTGTGGTGCGCGAGACGCCCGACGCGGTGTCGCTGTACCTCGAGGAGCTCAACGGGCAGCCGCTCCGCTTCCGCGCCGGGCAGTTCATGAGCGTGGACGTGGTGGTGGACGGCGTGCGCCTGCGCCGCGCCTACTCTCTGGCGGCGCCTGCCGCGGGCCCGGGCAGCGAGGCCCCGCACATCACCATCAAGCGCGTGCCGGATGGGCGCGTCAGCAACCTGCTCAACCAGACCGCGCACGAGGGCATGCCGCTGGACGTGCTGGGGCCCTCGGGCAGCTTCGTGCTCGAGCCCGGCGTCGCGGGGGCTGCGCGCCACGTGCTGTTGGTGGCCGGTGGCAGCGGCATCACGCCCATCATGAGCTTGGTGGCCACCACGCTGCACCAGGAGCCCAGCGCGCGCGTCACGCTGGTGTACGGCAACCGCGCCGAGGGGGACGTCATCTTCCGTGAGCGCCTGGGCGCGCTGGTGGCCGCGAGCGAAGGGCGCCTCACCGTGGACCACGTGCTGAGCGACGCCGACGCGAACTGGCAGGGCGCGCGCGGGCTGCTGGACGGCGCCACGCTCGGCGGTCGCCTGGATGCGCTCGGGGTGACCCTCGACGCCGTGGACGAGTGCTTCGTGTGCGGACCCACGCCCATGATGGACGCCGCGCGCGAGCTGCTGTTGGGCCGCGGTCTGCCCAAGGGGCGCCTGCACGAGGAGCGCTTCGGCTCGCCCGAGGCCCGCACGGAGGCGCGCGGCGCGGACACGCCGCAGCCCATGACGCTCAAGCGCGGGCAGACCTCCCGCACGCTAGTGGTGCAGCCCGGCCAGAGCCTGCTGGACGCCGCCATCGCGGGCGGTGAGGCCATGCCCTTCAGCTGCGCCATGGGCGGCTGCGGCGCCTGCAAGATGCTGTGCGTGGACGGCGAGGTGGCCATGGAAGAGCCCAACTGCCTGAGCGACAAAGAGCGCGCCGAGGGCTACGTGCTCACCTGCGTGGGCCACCCTGTGGGCCCGGTCACGCTGCGCCCGGGAGCCTCTTCGGCAGAGCGCGAGCGAGGCTCGCGATGA
- a CDS encoding NAD-dependent epimerase/dehydratase family protein: MRVLVTGGAGFIGSHIADALLARGHEVLVVDDLSSGRRHNVPTDARFQELDIRDGEGVERCLTEFAPAVICHQAAQTSVSVSTREPLRDASINILGSLNILGAARKLGIDRLVFASTGGAIYGEVPAPERAETTWVPKPVSPYACSKYAFESYLSGARVEYGFESTVLRYANVYGPRQDPHGEAGVVAIFCDRLRAGQALRVNAMHQLGDRGCVRDYVYVANVVEANVRAVEGRLTAKVLNVGTGEECDTQQLAETLSRAFGVAPNLTFGERREGDLLRSVLAPSAELADMQLVGLPEGLGATAEWYRSVK, translated from the coding sequence ATGCGCGTACTGGTCACTGGGGGAGCAGGCTTCATCGGGAGCCACATCGCGGACGCCTTGCTGGCGCGAGGCCACGAGGTGCTCGTGGTAGACGACCTCAGCTCTGGACGGCGCCACAACGTCCCGACCGACGCACGCTTCCAGGAGCTCGACATCCGCGACGGTGAGGGTGTGGAGCGCTGCCTGACCGAGTTCGCCCCGGCCGTGATCTGCCACCAGGCCGCGCAGACCAGCGTGAGCGTCAGCACGCGCGAGCCGCTGCGCGATGCCTCCATCAACATCCTGGGCAGCCTCAACATCCTGGGCGCGGCCCGCAAGCTGGGCATCGATCGGCTGGTGTTCGCCAGCACCGGCGGCGCCATCTACGGCGAGGTGCCTGCGCCCGAGCGCGCCGAGACCACCTGGGTGCCGAAGCCCGTGAGCCCATATGCGTGCTCCAAGTACGCGTTCGAGAGCTACCTGTCGGGCGCGCGCGTGGAGTACGGCTTCGAGTCCACCGTGCTGCGCTACGCGAACGTGTACGGCCCGCGTCAGGACCCGCACGGCGAGGCCGGCGTGGTGGCCATCTTCTGCGATCGCCTGCGGGCCGGGCAGGCGCTGCGCGTGAACGCCATGCACCAGCTGGGCGACCGCGGCTGCGTGCGCGACTACGTGTACGTGGCGAACGTGGTGGAGGCCAACGTGCGCGCCGTGGAGGGGCGGCTCACCGCCAAGGTGCTGAACGTGGGCACCGGCGAGGAGTGCGACACCCAGCAGCTGGCCGAGACGCTGTCACGCGCCTTCGGGGTGGCGCCCAACCTGACGTTCGGCGAGCGGCGCGAGGGTGACCTGCTGCGCTCGGTGCTGGCTCCGAGCGCAGAACTGGCGGACATGCAGCTGGTGGGGCTTCCCGAGGGGCTGGGTGCCACGGCGGAGTGGTACCGCTCGGTGAAGTGA